The genomic DNA CCGGCGCGCGCCGCCAGCTCGTCGACGGTGAGCGTCGGCTCGTCGGTCCCGGTCACCATGTCTGCTCCTCGCTTCCCGCGGCCGTGCCCGTGTCCGTGTCCGTGCACCCGTCCGGTTCATCAGTATTGCTGTCTCACCACTGTTGTGAAAGTGGTGGGCGGCGACGGGGCGTGATTGTCAGTGGTGGTTCGTAGGGTGGGGGAATGCCGGAGATCACTTATGTACGGGGAGACGCCACGGCCCCGCAGGGCAAGGGCGTCAAGCTCATCGCCCATGTCTGCAACGATCTGGGCGGCTGGGGCAAGGGCTTCGTGCTCGCCCTCTCGCGCCGCTGGCCCGAGCCGGAGAAGGAGTACCGCCGCTGGTACCGGGAGCGGGCGGGCAACGACTTCGCCCTGGGGGCCGTGCAGTTCGTCCAGGTCGCTCCGTACACCTGGGTGGCGAACAT from Streptomyces sp. NBC_00654 includes the following:
- a CDS encoding macro domain-containing protein, producing MPEITYVRGDATAPQGKGVKLIAHVCNDLGGWGKGFVLALSRRWPEPEKEYRRWYRERAGNDFALGAVQFVQVAPYTWVANMIGQRGTRTGSKGVPVRYEAVDAALGAVAGRAAELGASVHMPRIGCGLAGGKWSRIEPLIGQRLVAEGIPVTVYDYGSD